The window GGCGGTGAGCGCCTCGCCGGTGATCTTGGGCGCGACGCCCGCGGCCGTGAATGTGCGGCCCGAGACGCTGGGCGTCGGGGCTGCCGGGGCCGCCGGGGCCGCCGGGGCGGTGAACGCCTCGCCGGAGGCCCGGAGCACCCCGCCCGGGGTCGGCGTCCTGGCCGAGACCGTGGGCGCGCCGCCCGTAGCCGTGGGGGTGCTGCCCGTAGCCAGGGGCGTGCTCCCCGAGACGTTCGGCGTCGGAGGAGCGTCGAGCGCGGGGACGGGCGACCGTGGCGGGGCCGGTCGCGGACGGTCCGGGGACGAGTCGGTGCCCGTGCCCCGGTCCCTTGCCTCCGAGGAGCCCGAGGCCGCCCCGGACATCCCGTACGAGAGCGGGGACATGCCGGTGTCCTCAGGCCCCGGCGACCGCCGCCCGCTCTCCTACGTGCCCTTCTACGGCATCCCGTACGTCCCGCTGCCCACGGTCGACCGGCACCGCACCCGCATCAGATCGTGACGCCGCCGGCCCGGAGATAGGCCACCGGGTCGACGTCCGTACCGAAACCGGGCCCCGTCCGCACCTCGAAGTGCAGATGCGGGCCCGAGCTGTTGCCGGTGGAGCCGGAGCGGCCGAGGCGCTGGCCCGCGGTCACCGACTGCCCGTCCCGCACGGAGATCGCCGACAGGTGGGCGTACTGGCTGTAGCGGCCGTCGGCGTGCCGGACCACGACCTGGTAGCCGAAGGAGCCGCCCCAGCCCGCGCTGACGACGCTGCCCGCGGCGACCGACCTGATGGACGTGCCCGTGGGCACGGGGAAGTCGACGCCGGTGTGGTAGCCCTTCGACCAGGACGAGCCCGCCTTGCGGTAGGGCGTTCCCAGGGAGCCGCTGACGGGAGCGACGAGGCCCTGCCGGGCGGTCGACCGTCCGGCGCGGTCCTTGCTCTCGTCCTTGGCGCGCTCCTTGGACGGCTCCTTCGCGCGTTCCTTCGCACGGTCCGGCTTCTTCGGCGACGGCTTGGCCGCGGGGCCCGGCTCGGTCGCGGGACGCGTCTTCGTGGCGGCGCCCTCACCCCGCAGCGCGAGCCGCTGACCGGGCACGATCAGGTCGGGGTCGGCTCCTATGGCCGAGCGGTTGGCGGCGTACAGACCCCGCCAGCCGCCCCGGACCTCCTGGTCGGACGCGATCCCGGAGAGGGTGTCGCCCCGGACCACGGTGTACATCTCGGCGTTGCCCGCCCGGGACTGCGGTGTGGACTGCGGCCGTACGTCCTCGATGGACGTCCTGGGCTTCTTGCGCACGTCCTTCTTCGTGCTCTCGGAGGCCGGCCGGATGTCGGGCTCGCCTCCGCCCCGGGTCAGTCCGGCGCGCTTCGAGCAGACCGGCCAGGCGCCCGGGCCCTGCCCGTCGAGCACCTTCTCGGCGACGGCGATCTGCTGGTCCTTGGTGGCCAGGTCCGCGCGGGCCGCGTAGGTCCGGCCGCCGTACGCCTCCCAGGTGGACTGGGTGAACTGCAGACCGCCGTAGAACCCGTTGCCGGTGTTGATGCTCCAGTTGCTGGTGGACTCGCAGGCGGCGACCTTGTTCCAGGTGTCCACGTCCGCCGCCTGGGCGACGCCGGTGCCCATGAACGGCAGTGCCATGCCCGCGCCACCCGCCGTGACGGTGAGTGAGGCCCGGTTGATCCTGTTCGGCTGATACCGGCGGTGCCGGCCGCGTACGGCCATCGAGTGCCCCCCTAGACATGCGTCAGGAGGGGCAAAAGTAAGCGCTGCGAACCGGCCAGAACAAGACGGCTATCAGCCGCCCGGGCGCCCAAATGGCCGGTATGAGGCCCCTGTTGCGCGACGTGCGCCACGGCGGTGCATCGCGTGAGCCACCCGGTGCGCGGGTGCGACGTGCGCGGGGACGCTTACATCGACTGAGTGCGACGGGGCTTTCGTGCGTATCACGCTGCGCGACGTCGTACGACCCGCGCGTGCGGACGGAGTAGCGGCACGTCAGGATGGTCGACGGGGGCATGCTGGTGGACACCACCGGCAGCACCGATACCGAGGTCTTTAGGAGCCAACCGAATGAGCAGTACAGCGCAGATCGGCGTCACGGGTCTCGCGGTCATGGGCCGCAACCTCGCCCGCAACTTCGCCCGCAACGGCTACGCGGTGGCGGTGCACAACCGGACGCCCGCGCGCACGCGCGCCCTGGTCGAGGAGTTCGGCGGCGAGGGGGAGTTCGTCGCCTGCGAGAGCGCGAAGGAGTTCGTGGCGGCGCTGGAGCGCCCGCGGCGCCTGGTCGTGATGGTGAAGGCCGGTGAGCCGACGGACGCGGTGATCCAGGAGTTCGCCCCGCTGCTGGAGCCCGGCGACATGATCATCGACGGCGGCAACGCGCACTTCGCCGACACCCGGCGCCGGGAGCGCGAGCTGCGCGAGCAGGGCATCCACTTCGTCGGCATGGGCGTCTCCGGCGGCGAGGAGGGCGCGCTGAACGGGCCGAGCATCATGCCCGGCGGCCCGAAGGAGTCGTACGACTCGCTGGGCCCGATGCTGGAGAAGATCTCGGCGAAGGCGGCCGACGGCTCTCCGTGTGTCTCCCACGTCGGTCCGGACGGTGCCGGTCACTTCGTGAAGATGGTGCACAACGGCATCGAGTACGCGGACATGCAGCTCATCGGCGAGGCCTACCAGCTGCTGCGCGATGTCGCCGGCTACTCCCCCGCGCAGATCGCGGAGATCTTCCGCACCTGGAACCAGGGCCGCCTCGACTCCTACCTGATCGAGATCACGGCCGAGGTGCTGTCGCACGTCGACGCGGAGACGGGCAAGCCGTTCGTGGACGTCGTGGTGGACCAGGCGGAGCAGAAGGGCACCGGCCGCTGGACGGTCCAGATCGCCCTCGACCTGGGCGTTCCGGTTTCCGGTATCGCGGAGGCCGTCTTCGCCCGCTCCCTGTCCGGTCACGCGGCCCTGCGGGAGGCCTCGCGCGGTCTGGCCGGCCCGACGGCCAAGGCGCTCAGCGAGTCGGAGGCGCGGGCCTTCGCCGACCGGGTGGAGCAGGCTCTGTACGCGTCGAAGATCGTGTCGTACACGCAGGGCTTCCACGAGATCGACGCGGCCCGCGACGAGTACGGCTGGGACATCGACCTCGGTGCGGTCTCCGCGCTGTGGCGTGGCGGCTGCATCATCCGCGCGGCCTTCCTGGACCGGATCCGCTCCGCCTACGACACCCGCCCGGACCTGCCGAGCCTGCTGTCGGACGCGACGTTCGCGCAGGAGATCGCGGACGCCCAGGACGACTGGCGCGAGGTGCTGATCGCCGCGACCCGCGAGGGCGTGCCGACCCCCGGCTTCGCCGCGGCCCTCGCCTACTACGACGCCCTGCGCGCGGAGCGGCTGCCGGCGGCGCTGACGCAGGGGCAGCGGGACTACTTCGGTGCGCACACCTACCGCAGGGTGGACCGGGACGGTTCGTTCCACACGCTGTGGGGCGGGGACCGCTCGGAGGTCTCCGCGTAGGCGCTCGCCGCTGAGGCAGAGACGAGGGGCCGGTGGACAGCTCGCGTGGCTGTCCACCGGCCCCTTCTCGTTCTCGTTTACGGTGTCGTTCAGGTGAGCGGCGGGCCCGGCTCGGGGCTGGGTACGGGTTCCGGGCCCGGCGGAATGGGTGACGGGTCGGGACCCGGCACGGGGTCCGGCCCCGGGGGCGGGGTCGGGGACGGGGGCGGCGGAGTCGGCTCCGGGCCCGGCGGTGGCTGCGGATCGGGCACCGGGTCGGGGCGCGGCTCCGGGTGCTGGGGATCCGGGCCCGGTGTCGGCCCCGGATGCACGGGGTCGGGAAACGGATTCGTCATGAGGCCCTCCAGCCAGTGGATCGACTCCGGCTCTGGACTATCCCCCGCCTACCCGGCACCCGCTTCCCCAGTCACTCCGGCGCGGGACGGGGAAGGGTCCAGGTGGGTCAGAAACGGCCGGGGTGGGCGGACAGCCAGTCCTTGGCCGCCGTCAGCAGGTCCGGATCGGCCGGGCGGGCCTCGTCGGGATGGCGCTCGGCCCATCGGGTGACGTAGGGACACAGCGAGGCGACCGGGCTGTGCTCGCGTCCGGCGATGGCGTACAGCTCACGCGCGAGCGAACCGGCGATGCCCTGGCCCTCGTGGGCCGGTTCGACGATCGTGTGCACGGGCACGAGCGCGCGCTCGGGGCTCTCGAGGACGAAGTACTCGATGCGGCCGACGACTTCACCGCCGGTCAGCGCCTCCAGACGGCCGGCCTCCCGGTCGTCGCGGATCTCCAGGTCCTTCATATGGACTTGCTCCTGTTCCCCTGCGGTCCCGGTCAGGCCCCGACGGCCTGCGGGCTGCGCTGCTGGTCCGAGCCCGGCACCGGCTCGGACGGGTCGGCGCCCAGGGCCACGATCCGGTTGTCGCGGTCCACGTGCACGACCCTGGGGGTGAGTGCCCGCGCCTCGGCGTCCGTCACCTGTGCGTAGCTGATGATGATCACTAGGTCCCCGGGCTGCACGAGGTGCGCGGCGGCCCCGTTGATCCCGATCACCCCGGATCCGCGCTCGCCCTCGATGACATACGTCTCCAGCCGGGCGCCGTTGGTGACGTCCACGATGTGCACGAGCTCGCCGGGCAGCAGATCGGCGGCGTCGAGCAGATCGGCGTCGATGGTCACCGATCCCACGTAGTGCAGGTCGGCCTGGGTGACGGTGGCTCGGTGGATCTTTGATTTGAACATGGTTCGCAACATCGGTGCACTCCCACTATGACGCTCCCTGCCCGCGCTCTCGCAGGTCAAGGGCTACTGGTCGCCTTGCGAAGGGCCGACGTCAGCCTACGCAAGGGAGTTCGGTGAGGTGCGTGACCATCGCCACATCCGGAAGGGCGGGTTGTGCTGTGTCAACTCCAGCCCCACGGAGCTCAATTTAGGTTAGGCTAAGCTAAATTTCTCGTTGGGTCCGGACCGCGTCGCGTGATCGGGGGGGAGAGAATCACCATGGGCTTGCCGGCCATCGGCTCCTATCCCATGCCGGAGCGCTCGGCGATCCCCCGGTCGCAGGTCTCCTGGCGGATCGATCCGGCACGGGCCGCGCTCCTGGTTCATGACATGCAGAACCACTTCGTGCGGGCCTTTCCCGCCGGGCGTGCCCCCGTGGTGGAGCTCGTGGACAACATCGCGGCGCTCAGGGAGCTCGCCGACACCCTGGACATGCCGGTGGTGTTCAGTGCGGAGCCGGCCGGGCAGCCGCCCGCGCAGCGGGGGTTGGTCGGTGACATGTGGGGGCCCGGCATCGGGGACGAGCCTGACGCCGCGGCGATCATCGCGCCGCTCACTCCCCGGCCGGGCGAGCATCTGCTGGCGAACGTGCGCCACAACGCCTTTCTGCGCAGCCATCTCGGCAGGCTGCTGCGCTCCCAGAACCGGGACCAGCTGATCATCTGCGGGGTGCACGCGCATCTCGGTGTCCTGCTGACCGCCGCGGACGCCTTCATGAACGACATCCAGCCGTTCGTCGTCGCCGACGCGGTCGCCGACTTCTCCGCCGAGGAGCACAGCCTGGCGCTCCGGTGGGCCGCGCGTACCGGAGTGGTCTGTACGACGGACGGTCTGCTGCGCGCCCTGCTCCTGCACCGGGAGCGGAGAAACGCGTGACGCTCTCGGCGCGGAGCACCGGTGCCTTCCTCGACGACACATCCTCGAATTGGAGTGACTCCGTGAGCGTGACCCAGGCCGACCCGGTCGCGACCCGCCTCCCGTCCCTTGCCCAGCCGCCGGGTGAGCTGCTGGGCAGCGCGGTCGTCGTCAAGTTCGGCGGCAACGCCATGGTGGACGCGAGTCTGCAACGGGCCTTCGCCCAGGACATGGTGGAGCTGTGGCACGCGGGGCTGCGCCCGGTCGTCGTGCACGGCGGCGGGCCGCAGATCAGCTCGATGCTCGACCGTCTGGGCCTGGAGACCCGTTTCGAGGCGGGCCTCAGGGTCACCACCCCGGAGACCATGGACGTGGTGCGCATGGTGCTCACCGGCCGCGTCCAGCGGGAGCTGGTCGGCCACATCAACGCCCATGGGCCCTTCGCGGTCGGCCTGACCGGCGAGGACGCGCACACGATGACGGCGGTGCGGCGGCCGGCCCGGGTGGACGGCAGGACGGTGGACATCGGTCTCGTCGGCGATGTCGTGGACGTGAACCCGGCGATGGTGCGCGGGCTGCTGGAGCAGGGGCACATCCCCGTCGTCTCCCCCGTGGCGCGCGGTGCGGACGGGCAGGTCTACAACGTCAACGCCGATCTCGCGGCGTCGGCCCTCGCCGTCGCCCTCGACGCCGAGCGGCTGGTGATGCTCACCGATGTCGAGGGGCTGTACGCGGACTGGCCGCACAGCACCGAGGTGATCGGACGCCTGACGGCCGGTGCGCTGGAGGGGCTGCTGCCCGGGCTGGCGAGCGGGATGCTGCCGAAGATGGAGGGCTGTCTGCGTGCCGTCCAGGGCGGCGTGCGCAAGGCGCATGTGCTGGACGGGCGTGTGCCGCACGCGGTGCTGCGCGGCGTGCTCGCCGAGACCAGCCCGGGCACGACCGTGGTTCCCGACGCCGATTCCGGCGCGGTCTCCGGCTCGGTTTCCGGCTCGGTTTCCGGCGCGGTTTCCGGCGTGGTCACCAAGTCCTGACCAGGACACGGGCGTTGCGCCGTGGGTCCAGGGACTCCGCCCAGGCCCGCGGCGCCAGGTCGGCGGTCGTGGGTGTGAAGCCGTAGCGCAGGAACAGTCCGCCGCTGCCGGTGGTCGCCGTGAACAGGGCGTCGAGTGATCGGGCTCGGGCCATGGTCAGGACCGCGCGCAGCAGCCCTGCTCCCGCTCCGCTCCCCTGCTGGTGCTCCGCCACGCAGAAGTTGTAGACGACGCCTGCGAGTCCGGCGTCTGCTCCCCCGTCGGGATCCCCGTCGCGATACGCCCGCATGCCCACGCAGCCTTCCAGGGTGCCGTCCGATGCCTCCAGTACCAGGAAGTCCGCGGCACGGTCGGCGTAGAGGGAGACGGGGCGTTCGCGCAGCGCACCCGAGGCCACGAAGGGGAGGGACAGGGCGGCGAGCGCGGTGGCCTCGTCGGGGCGGGCGGTGCGCACCGAGAACGAGGGCGTGAGAAGAGCGTGCGGCGGCGCGGCGGGGCGCGGCGTAGCCGTGGTCAAGGGATTCCTTCCTCGGTACCGGGCGGGGGCCCGGATCAAACGCGCGGACGGCTCGGGCGGCCGTCGACGTACGTCTCGACGACCTCGATGTCGCCTATGCGGGAGGGGTCGACGCGTCGAGGGTCGTCGCCGAGGACGACCAGGTCGGCGCGTTTGCCGGGGGTCAGGCTCCCCAGGCTGTTCTCCCAGTGGCAGGCATGGGCGCCGGCGACGGTGTACGCGTGCAGGGCCTCGTCGACCGTGACGGCCTCGTCCGGGCCGATGAGCTGTCCCGAGGTGGAGGCGCGCTCGACCATGAACTGGACGGCGCGCAGGGGCGATCCGTCGGCGACGGGGCGGTCCGAGCTGCCCACCAGCGGGATGCCGTGGTCCAGGAACGCCCGGCCCCGGTACATCCACGGCGCACGTTCCTCGCCCATGATCGACGCGTAGTCGTCGCCGAAGTACCTGAGGAAGTTGGGCTGGATCACCGCGCTGACGCCGAGGCGCGCGAAGCGCGGGAGCTGGTCGGGCCGGATCAGCCCGGCGTGTTCGATGCGGTGGCGGGCCTCGGGCCGGGGCCGCAGGCGCTGGGCGCGGTCGAGGGCGTCCAGGGCGATGTCGGCCGCGCGGTCGCCGATCGCGTGCACGGCGAGCTGCCAGCCGGCGAGGTGGCCGTCCACGATGAGGTCCGTGAGCGCCTCCGGGTCGTCCTGCAACTGCCCGGTGTGGTCGAGCCCTTCGTACGGGCTGGTCAGCGCGGCCGTACGGGCCATCATGCCGCCGTCGGTGTAGATCTTCAGCGCGCCCACGGAGAGCCGGTCGTCGCCGAACCCGGTGCGCAGGCCGAGATCGAGGGCCCTGGGGATGCCGTCGGTCTCGTGTGCGGAGACCGGGCTCAGCCGGTCCCCGGACACCATGAGCTGCACGCGCAGGGGCAGCAGGCCGTTGTCCTGGGCTAGCTGGTAGGCGCCGAGTTCGACGGGGCTGTGGCCGAAGAGCTTGCCGCCGATGCCCGCTTCGGCGCAGGCGGTGATGCCCTCGGTGAGGCAGGTGCGGGCGGCCCGGCCGATCGCCTCGGCCAGGTCCTGCTGGGAGTGCGGCAGACGCAGGGCGCGGGCGGCGCCCATGGCCTGCTCGGCGAGGAAGCCGTTCTCGTGCGGGATGTCGGCGGGCAGCAGATCCAGAACCGCCGTGTTGACGACGCAGCCGTGGCCGGAGTCGTGCAGCAGGAAGATCTTGCGTCCGTCGCTGACCTTGTCGAGCTCGGCGGCGGTCAGATGGCGGCCCAGGGCCCGCTGGTCGTAGCCGGCGATGCTCACCCAGTCGCCGGGCGCGCGGGTGCGGGCGACGGCTTCCGCGACGAGCGCGAGGACGTCGTCGATCCGGGTGCGGCCGGC of the Streptomyces koelreuteriae genome contains:
- a CDS encoding transglycosylase family protein, which encodes MAVRGRHRRYQPNRINRASLTVTAGGAGMALPFMGTGVAQAADVDTWNKVAACESTSNWSINTGNGFYGGLQFTQSTWEAYGGRTYAARADLATKDQQIAVAEKVLDGQGPGAWPVCSKRAGLTRGGGEPDIRPASESTKKDVRKKPRTSIEDVRPQSTPQSRAGNAEMYTVVRGDTLSGIASDQEVRGGWRGLYAANRSAIGADPDLIVPGQRLALRGEGAATKTRPATEPGPAAKPSPKKPDRAKERAKEPSKERAKDESKDRAGRSTARQGLVAPVSGSLGTPYRKAGSSWSKGYHTGVDFPVPTGTSIRSVAAGSVVSAGWGGSFGYQVVVRHADGRYSQYAHLSAISVRDGQSVTAGQRLGRSGSTGNSSGPHLHFEVRTGPGFGTDVDPVAYLRAGGVTI
- the gndA gene encoding NADP-dependent phosphogluconate dehydrogenase gives rise to the protein MSSTAQIGVTGLAVMGRNLARNFARNGYAVAVHNRTPARTRALVEEFGGEGEFVACESAKEFVAALERPRRLVVMVKAGEPTDAVIQEFAPLLEPGDMIIDGGNAHFADTRRRERELREQGIHFVGMGVSGGEEGALNGPSIMPGGPKESYDSLGPMLEKISAKAADGSPCVSHVGPDGAGHFVKMVHNGIEYADMQLIGEAYQLLRDVAGYSPAQIAEIFRTWNQGRLDSYLIEITAEVLSHVDAETGKPFVDVVVDQAEQKGTGRWTVQIALDLGVPVSGIAEAVFARSLSGHAALREASRGLAGPTAKALSESEARAFADRVEQALYASKIVSYTQGFHEIDAARDEYGWDIDLGAVSALWRGGCIIRAAFLDRIRSAYDTRPDLPSLLSDATFAQEIADAQDDWREVLIAATREGVPTPGFAAALAYYDALRAERLPAALTQGQRDYFGAHTYRRVDRDGSFHTLWGGDRSEVSA
- a CDS encoding GNAT family N-acetyltransferase; this encodes MKDLEIRDDREAGRLEALTGGEVVGRIEYFVLESPERALVPVHTIVEPAHEGQGIAGSLARELYAIAGREHSPVASLCPYVTRWAERHPDEARPADPDLLTAAKDWLSAHPGRF
- the panD gene encoding aspartate 1-decarboxylase — encoded protein: MLRTMFKSKIHRATVTQADLHYVGSVTIDADLLDAADLLPGELVHIVDVTNGARLETYVIEGERGSGVIGINGAAAHLVQPGDLVIIISYAQVTDAEARALTPRVVHVDRDNRIVALGADPSEPVPGSDQQRSPQAVGA
- a CDS encoding isochorismatase family protein, whose amino-acid sequence is MGLPAIGSYPMPERSAIPRSQVSWRIDPARAALLVHDMQNHFVRAFPAGRAPVVELVDNIAALRELADTLDMPVVFSAEPAGQPPAQRGLVGDMWGPGIGDEPDAAAIIAPLTPRPGEHLLANVRHNAFLRSHLGRLLRSQNRDQLIICGVHAHLGVLLTAADAFMNDIQPFVVADAVADFSAEEHSLALRWAARTGVVCTTDGLLRALLLHRERRNA
- the argB gene encoding acetylglutamate kinase, with amino-acid sequence MLGSAVVVKFGGNAMVDASLQRAFAQDMVELWHAGLRPVVVHGGGPQISSMLDRLGLETRFEAGLRVTTPETMDVVRMVLTGRVQRELVGHINAHGPFAVGLTGEDAHTMTAVRRPARVDGRTVDIGLVGDVVDVNPAMVRGLLEQGHIPVVSPVARGADGQVYNVNADLAASALAVALDAERLVMLTDVEGLYADWPHSTEVIGRLTAGALEGLLPGLASGMLPKMEGCLRAVQGGVRKAHVLDGRVPHAVLRGVLAETSPGTTVVPDADSGAVSGSVSGSVSGAVSGVVTKS
- a CDS encoding GNAT family N-acetyltransferase produces the protein MTTATPRPAAPPHALLTPSFSVRTARPDEATALAALSLPFVASGALRERPVSLYADRAADFLVLEASDGTLEGCVGMRAYRDGDPDGGADAGLAGVVYNFCVAEHQQGSGAGAGLLRAVLTMARARSLDALFTATTGSGGLFLRYGFTPTTADLAPRAWAESLDPRRNARVLVRTW
- a CDS encoding amidohydrolase; its protein translation is MLCTRLTNARFLTMDPDHPVAHDVGIWQGRIAGLDAAVTSLPAREVIDLQGATVLPGFIDAHVHLAWTGFKQNTPSIAGRTRIDDVLALVAEAVARTRAPGDWVSIAGYDQRALGRHLTAAELDKVSDGRKIFLLHDSGHGCVVNTAVLDLLPADIPHENGFLAEQAMGAARALRLPHSQQDLAEAIGRAARTCLTEGITACAEAGIGGKLFGHSPVELGAYQLAQDNGLLPLRVQLMVSGDRLSPVSAHETDGIPRALDLGLRTGFGDDRLSVGALKIYTDGGMMARTAALTSPYEGLDHTGQLQDDPEALTDLIVDGHLAGWQLAVHAIGDRAADIALDALDRAQRLRPRPEARHRIEHAGLIRPDQLPRFARLGVSAVIQPNFLRYFGDDYASIMGEERAPWMYRGRAFLDHGIPLVGSSDRPVADGSPLRAVQFMVERASTSGQLIGPDEAVTVDEALHAYTVAGAHACHWENSLGSLTPGKRADLVVLGDDPRRVDPSRIGDIEVVETYVDGRPSRPRV